A section of the Pseudomonas prosekii genome encodes:
- a CDS encoding C13 family peptidase: MRSLALLALTLLLTACGDGESLLAPDARLPDGGRYRGDLVDGLLQGQGRIDYPNGSWYAGEFDKGQWHGQGEWHGSNGEVYRGQFQQGLFNGQGALTTNGSSYTGGFKLGRREGEGTLKENGMTYRGEFKADQYSGLGRLELEDGSSYQGQFAHGKPNGEGQRGDASGNQFSGHFVNGQLEGNGTFNSADGDIYVGGFKENQLSGKGRYENADGDVWIGQFKEGALSGKGELIGADGSHYVGQFNDWRFTGPGRLNLADGSFYVGGFDADAYSGRGTLVLTDGTVLSGTWINGQRVRDADGKLLPDTLELGLLAQGRLLDEALANVPASTSAVELYTLTLGGDGKQSVFLRESDYVANMLASRFGARGQIRLVNHREHLSDRPMATRENLRRAAQTLAERTGPEDLLFIYLTSHGTSEHELVLDQPRMELADLPADELAAVLAPLKNRDKIIVISACYSGGFIPALKDERTLIMTASRADRVSFGCSEEANFTYFGDALFAQALNQTDDLEQAFKLAKATVAERELADNFEASEPQIWAPKTVLSHWQLLRKQQARKALQSAAISSKDAKSN, translated from the coding sequence ATGCGCTCACTTGCACTCCTCGCCTTGACCCTGTTGCTCACCGCTTGCGGCGATGGCGAATCGCTGTTGGCGCCCGACGCCCGCCTGCCGGACGGCGGACGCTATCGCGGCGATTTGGTCGACGGGTTGTTGCAGGGCCAGGGCCGCATCGACTACCCGAACGGCAGTTGGTACGCCGGCGAGTTCGACAAGGGCCAGTGGCACGGTCAGGGCGAATGGCACGGCAGCAACGGCGAGGTCTATCGCGGGCAATTCCAGCAAGGTTTATTCAATGGCCAGGGCGCGCTGACCACCAATGGCAGCAGCTACACCGGCGGTTTCAAACTCGGCCGGCGCGAGGGCGAAGGCACCCTCAAAGAAAACGGCATGACCTATCGCGGCGAGTTCAAGGCCGATCAATATTCCGGGCTCGGGCGTCTCGAACTCGAGGACGGCAGCTCGTACCAAGGCCAATTCGCCCACGGCAAACCCAACGGCGAAGGCCAGCGCGGCGATGCCAGCGGCAACCAGTTCAGCGGCCATTTCGTCAACGGCCAACTGGAAGGCAACGGCACCTTTAACAGCGCCGATGGCGATATCTACGTCGGCGGTTTCAAGGAAAACCAGCTCAGCGGCAAGGGTCGCTACGAAAACGCCGATGGCGATGTCTGGATCGGCCAGTTCAAGGAAGGCGCGCTCAGCGGAAAAGGCGAGTTGATCGGCGCCGATGGCAGCCATTACGTCGGCCAGTTCAACGACTGGCGCTTCACCGGGCCGGGCCGCTTGAACCTCGCTGATGGCAGTTTCTACGTCGGCGGTTTCGACGCCGACGCCTATTCCGGCCGTGGCACTTTGGTGCTGACCGATGGCACGGTGCTCAGCGGCACGTGGATCAACGGCCAGCGCGTGCGCGACGCCGATGGCAAGTTATTGCCCGACACCCTTGAGCTCGGCTTGCTGGCCCAGGGCCGCTTGCTCGATGAAGCGCTGGCCAACGTGCCCGCCTCGACGTCGGCGGTCGAGCTGTACACCCTGACACTCGGTGGCGACGGCAAGCAAAGCGTGTTCCTGCGCGAATCCGACTACGTCGCCAACATGCTCGCCAGCCGCTTCGGCGCGCGCGGGCAGATTCGTCTGGTCAACCACCGCGAACACCTCAGCGACCGGCCGATGGCCACCCGCGAAAACCTGCGCCGCGCCGCGCAGACGCTGGCCGAACGCACTGGCCCGGAAGACTTGCTGTTCATCTACCTGACCAGCCACGGCACCAGCGAACACGAACTGGTGCTCGACCAGCCGCGCATGGAGCTGGCCGACCTGCCCGCCGACGAATTGGCCGCGGTGCTCGCGCCGCTGAAAAATCGCGACAAGATTATCGTCATCTCTGCGTGTTATTCCGGTGGCTTCATTCCGGCACTCAAAGATGAACGAACGCTGATCATGACTGCCTCAAGAGCTGACAGAGTGTCTTTCGGCTGTTCGGAAGAGGCCAACTTCACCTATTTCGGCGACGCCCTGTTCGCGCAGGCCTTGAACCAGACCGATGATCTGGAGCAGGCCTTCAAACTGGCCAAGGCCACCGTTGCCGAGCGTGAGCTGGCGGACAACTTCGAAGCCTCGGAACCACAGATCTGGGCGCCGAAAACCGTGCTCTCGCACTGGCAACTCTTGCGCAAGCAACAGGCACGAAAGGCATTACAAAGTGCTGCTATCAGCAGCAAGGATGCGAAGAGCAACTAA
- a CDS encoding MaoC family dehydratase, whose product MPYVPVAELKDYVGKELGCSEWLTIDQERINLFAEATGDYQFIHVDPVKAAQTPFGSTIAHGFLSLSLIPKLMEDILILPEGLKMVVNYGLDSVRFIQPVKVNSKVRLKVELTDVTEKKPGQWLLKATATLEIEGSDKPAYIAEPLSLCFV is encoded by the coding sequence ATGCCCTATGTTCCCGTTGCAGAGCTCAAAGATTATGTCGGCAAGGAACTCGGATGTTCCGAATGGCTCACCATCGATCAGGAGCGGATCAACCTGTTCGCCGAAGCCACCGGGGATTATCAGTTCATTCACGTCGACCCGGTCAAAGCCGCGCAAACGCCATTTGGCAGCACCATCGCCCACGGTTTCCTGTCGCTGTCGCTGATCCCCAAACTGATGGAAGACATCCTGATCCTGCCGGAAGGTTTGAAGATGGTCGTCAACTATGGCTTGGACAGCGTGCGGTTCATCCAGCCGGTCAAGGTCAATTCGAAGGTGCGACTGAAGGTCGAACTGACGGATGTCACCGAGAAAAAACCCGGCCAATGGCTGCTCAAAGCCACGGCGACCCTTGAGATAGAAGGCTCGGATAAACCGGCCTATATCGCCGAACCGCTGTCGCTGTGTTTCGTCTGA
- a CDS encoding CidA/LrgA family protein, producing the protein MLLRGLTWLVLFQLLGTAINHLFLPVLPGPIIGLLLLLVFLICRGEVGEPLNLAASSLLRYLPLLLVPPAVGVMVYAKDIAADFWAITGALVLSLVLSMAFVGVLMQRMVKRRAHHEERP; encoded by the coding sequence ATGTTGCTACGTGGCCTGACCTGGCTGGTGCTGTTCCAATTGCTGGGCACAGCCATCAACCACCTGTTTTTGCCGGTGCTGCCGGGGCCGATTATCGGCCTGCTGCTGTTGCTGGTGTTCCTGATTTGCCGTGGCGAAGTCGGTGAGCCGCTGAACCTCGCCGCCAGCAGTCTGCTGCGCTATCTGCCATTGCTGCTGGTGCCGCCAGCGGTCGGGGTGATGGTCTACGCCAAGGACATTGCCGCGGATTTCTGGGCGATTACCGGTGCCCTGGTGTTGTCGCTGGTGTTGTCGATGGCCTTCGTCGGCGTGCTGATGCAGCGCATGGTCAAGCGCCGCGCGCACCACGAGGAGCGTCCATGA
- a CDS encoding LrgB family protein — MIVDWQGAVDSVIHHPLFGIGITLGAYQLVLAAFEKTRWMFLQPVLVSMLLVIGVLLLCGVTYAEYRKSTEILSILLGPATVALAVPLYLNLRRIRQLFWPIFTTLVIGGVVATGMGVLLGWSFGAEHMILMTMAPKSVTSPIAMLVAEQIGGVAALAAVFVLITGVIGAIFGPSLLTRLGVHSPEARGMALGMTAHAVGTSVALQESEECGAFAALAMSLMGVATAVFLPLAVSMVV; from the coding sequence ATGATTGTCGATTGGCAGGGCGCCGTGGATTCGGTGATTCATCATCCGTTGTTCGGCATCGGTATCACGCTCGGCGCTTATCAACTGGTGCTCGCGGCGTTCGAGAAAACCCGCTGGATGTTCCTGCAACCGGTGCTGGTCTCGATGTTGTTGGTGATCGGCGTGCTGCTGCTTTGCGGCGTGACCTACGCCGAGTACCGCAAGAGCACCGAGATCCTCAGTATTCTGCTCGGGCCGGCCACGGTGGCGCTGGCGGTGCCGCTGTATCTGAACCTGCGGCGCATTCGGCAGTTGTTCTGGCCGATATTTACTACGCTGGTGATAGGCGGAGTGGTGGCCACGGGCATGGGTGTGTTGCTCGGCTGGAGCTTTGGCGCCGAGCACATGATCCTGATGACCATGGCGCCAAAATCGGTGACTTCGCCGATTGCCATGCTGGTCGCCGAGCAGATCGGTGGCGTCGCGGCGCTGGCAGCGGTGTTTGTGCTGATCACCGGGGTAATCGGGGCGATTTTTGGACCGAGTCTTTTGACTCGCCTTGGTGTCCATAGCCCAGAGGCGCGCGGTATGGCGCTGGGCATGACCGCCCACGCCGTCGGCACTTCGGTGGCCCTGCAGGAAAGTGAAGAATGCGGCGCCTTCGCGGCGCTGGCGATGAGTCTGATGGGCGTGGCCACGGCGGTTTTCCTGCCGTTGGCGGTGTCGATGGTGGTGTAA
- a CDS encoding LON peptidase substrate-binding domain-containing protein, translating to MSLPLFPLNTVLFPGCILDLQIFEARYLDMIGRCMKQGSGFGVVCLLDGEEVGIAPTGYALVGCEALITDFKQQDNGLLGIRVQGGRRFQVLRAEVQRDNLTLADVEWLEDEPEQPLQDEDADLVALLKALAEHPMVEALNMGTEATGQQSLANQLAYLLPFAEVDKINLLQLDDPQQRLDAIQALLDELQGELFA from the coding sequence ATGAGTTTGCCGCTTTTTCCGCTGAACACGGTGTTGTTTCCGGGTTGTATCCTCGATCTGCAGATTTTCGAGGCGCGCTACCTGGACATGATCGGCCGCTGCATGAAACAGGGCAGCGGCTTCGGCGTGGTCTGCCTCCTCGATGGCGAGGAAGTCGGAATCGCCCCGACCGGTTATGCGCTGGTCGGCTGTGAAGCGCTGATCACCGATTTCAAGCAACAGGACAACGGCCTGCTGGGGATTCGCGTGCAGGGCGGGCGGCGTTTCCAGGTATTGCGCGCCGAAGTGCAGCGCGACAACCTGACCCTGGCCGACGTCGAATGGCTGGAAGATGAGCCGGAGCAACCGTTGCAGGACGAAGACGCCGATCTGGTGGCGCTGCTCAAAGCGCTCGCCGAGCATCCGATGGTCGAGGCGCTGAACATGGGCACCGAGGCCACCGGGCAACAGTCTTTGGCCAACCAGCTGGCTTATCTGCTGCCATTCGCCGAAGTCGACAAGATCAACCTGCTGCAACTCGACGATCCGCAGCAAAGGCTGGATGCGATTCAAGCGTTGCTGGATGAGTTGCAAGGCGAGTTGTTTGCCTGA
- a CDS encoding bifunctional DedA family/phosphatase PAP2 family protein produces the protein MGPWLDSITGWLTVNPQWLAAAVFIVACVECLAIAGLIVPGTVLLFAVAVLAGSGALSLGETLLLGFLGGILGDVVSYFLGRHFHQNIRRLPGLRHHPEWIAGAEAYFQRYGIASLLVGRFIGPLRPMLPMVAGMFDMPFPRFAAVSLLAAAGWSIAYLLPGWATGAALRLPLPEGFWPQAGIVAGSIAVMIGISVTSSLRRHRHASAYIASLGVAILFGLFIGYPYLTALDQGLMALVQEHRNPMIDEIAVTFTLIGEFRNMLMFSALLTILLVLTRQWRQAIFAGGALLSTALANTGSKLFFARVRPEVLSDPLTSYSMPSGHASGAFALFLVLAVLAGRGQPPRMRLTWLFIACLPALSIALSRVYLGAHWPTDVLAGAMLAACVCAASLWLSQRRTSLNAMPFRVWWLILPSMLALFAFFALRHLPHAMLRYAY, from the coding sequence ATGGGCCCATGGCTCGATAGCATCACCGGCTGGTTGACAGTCAATCCGCAGTGGCTGGCCGCTGCCGTGTTTATCGTGGCCTGCGTGGAATGCCTGGCGATTGCCGGACTCATCGTACCGGGCACGGTTTTGCTGTTTGCCGTGGCCGTGCTGGCCGGCAGCGGTGCGCTGTCGTTGGGGGAAACGCTGTTGCTGGGCTTCCTCGGCGGGATCCTCGGCGACGTCGTGTCGTACTTCCTCGGCCGCCACTTCCACCAGAACATCAGGCGCCTGCCGGGTTTGCGCCATCACCCGGAATGGATCGCCGGCGCCGAGGCGTACTTTCAGCGCTACGGCATCGCCAGCCTGCTGGTCGGCCGGTTCATCGGCCCGCTGCGGCCCATGCTGCCGATGGTCGCCGGGATGTTCGACATGCCCTTCCCGCGCTTCGCCGCCGTCAGCCTGCTGGCCGCCGCCGGTTGGAGCATCGCCTATCTGCTGCCCGGCTGGGCCACCGGGGCGGCGCTGCGCTTGCCGTTGCCGGAAGGTTTCTGGCCGCAGGCAGGAATTGTCGCCGGCAGCATCGCGGTGATGATCGGCATCAGCGTCACCAGCAGCCTGCGCCGGCATCGTCACGCCAGCGCTTATATTGCCAGCCTCGGCGTGGCGATTTTGTTCGGCTTGTTCATCGGTTATCCGTACCTGACCGCGCTCGACCAAGGCCTGATGGCGCTGGTGCAGGAACATCGCAACCCGATGATCGATGAAATCGCGGTGACGTTCACGCTGATCGGTGAGTTCCGCAACATGCTGATGTTCAGCGCCCTGCTGACCATTTTGCTGGTGCTGACGCGGCAATGGCGCCAGGCGATTTTCGCCGGCGGTGCGCTGTTATCCACGGCGCTGGCCAACACCGGGAGCAAGCTGTTTTTCGCCCGCGTGCGCCCGGAAGTGTTGAGCGATCCGTTGACCAGCTACAGCATGCCCAGCGGCCACGCCTCGGGGGCTTTTGCGCTGTTTCTGGTGCTCGCGGTGCTCGCCGGTCGCGGCCAACCACCGCGAATGCGCCTGACCTGGCTGTTCATTGCTTGCCTGCCGGCGCTGTCGATTGCCTTGTCGCGCGTTTATCTGGGCGCGCATTGGCCGACCGATGTACTGGCCGGCGCGATGCTCGCCGCGTGCGTGTGCGCCGCCAGTCTGTGGCTGAGCCAACGGCGCACCTCGCTGAACGCCATGCCTTTCAGGGTCTGGTGGCTGATATTGCCGTCGATGCTGGCGCTGTTCGCCTTCTTCGCCCTGCGCCATTTGCCGCACGCGATGCTGCGCTACGCGTACTAG
- a CDS encoding DNA-3-methyladenine glycosylase, translated as MSNLTVRASASPLPTGLPDAFFDRDAQTLARDLLGKVIRHRVGDLWLSARIIETEAYYFDEKGSHASLGYTEKRKALFLDGGHIYMYYARGGDSLNFSAQGPGNAVLIKSAYPWVDELSGPAALAQMLLNNPDASGRPRPSQKLCAGQTLLCKALGLKVPMWDAKRFDHEMLLVEDVGATPANIIQTTRLGIPLGRDEHLMYRFVDAAYAPYCTRNPLRRGQVEGRDYFLLS; from the coding sequence ATGTCCAACCTGACTGTTCGCGCTTCTGCATCCCCCCTGCCTACGGGGTTGCCGGACGCTTTTTTCGACCGCGACGCGCAAACGCTGGCCCGGGATTTACTCGGCAAAGTCATCCGCCATCGGGTCGGTGATCTGTGGCTGAGCGCGCGAATTATTGAAACCGAAGCGTATTACTTCGACGAAAAAGGCAGCCATGCCTCGCTGGGCTACACAGAAAAGCGTAAGGCTTTGTTTCTGGATGGCGGGCACATCTATATGTATTACGCGCGTGGCGGCGATTCGCTGAACTTCAGCGCGCAAGGCCCGGGCAACGCCGTGCTGATCAAATCCGCGTACCCATGGGTCGATGAATTGAGCGGCCCGGCGGCGCTCGCGCAAATGCTCTTGAACAACCCCGATGCCAGCGGCCGCCCGCGCCCGTCGCAGAAGCTCTGCGCCGGCCAGACGTTGCTGTGCAAGGCACTGGGATTGAAAGTGCCAATGTGGGACGCCAAGCGTTTTGATCATGAAATGTTGCTGGTGGAGGACGTTGGGGCGACGCCGGCAAACATTATCCAAACCACGCGATTGGGCATTCCCCTGGGGCGGGATGAGCATTTGATGTACCGCTTCGTGGACGCGGCGTATGCGCCGTACTGCACGCGGAACCCGCTGCGACGGGGGCAGGTCGAAGGTCGCGATTATTTTTTATTGTCTTGA
- a CDS encoding glutamate-5-semialdehyde dehydrogenase yields MTESVLDYMTRLGRAAREASRIIGRASTAQKNRALQAAANALDAARDELTTANELDLAAGRANGLEAALLERLALTPARIDSMIVGLRQVAALPDPVGAIRDMSFRPSGIQVGKMRVPLGVIGIIYESRPNVTIDAASLCLKSGNATILRGGSEAINSNRAIAACIQRGLAAAELPAAVVQVVETTDRAAVGALITMPEYVDVIVPRGGKGLIERVSRDARVPVIKHLDGICHVYVSAHADLPKAQRIAFNAKTYRYGICGAMETLLVDQIVAKDLLPLMAAQFREKGVELRGCERTRAIVDVLAATEEDWNTEYLAPILSIRVVNGLDQAIEHINRHGSHHTDSIVSENLAETRRFVAEVDSSSVMINTPTCFADGFEYGLGAEIGISTDKLHARGPVGLEGLTCEKYIVVGDGQLRGQESV; encoded by the coding sequence ATGACTGAGTCCGTCCTCGACTACATGACCCGCCTGGGTCGCGCTGCCCGCGAAGCGTCGCGCATCATCGGCCGTGCCAGCACCGCGCAGAAAAACCGCGCGTTGCAGGCTGCTGCCAATGCGCTGGACGCTGCGCGCGACGAGCTGACGACGGCCAATGAGCTGGACCTGGCCGCCGGTCGCGCCAATGGTCTGGAAGCAGCATTGCTCGAACGTCTGGCGCTGACCCCGGCGCGCATCGACAGCATGATCGTCGGTTTGCGCCAGGTTGCGGCGCTGCCGGACCCGGTCGGTGCGATCCGCGACATGAGCTTTCGTCCGTCGGGGATTCAGGTCGGCAAAATGCGCGTGCCGCTGGGCGTGATCGGGATCATCTACGAATCGCGGCCGAACGTGACCATCGACGCCGCCAGCCTGTGCCTGAAGTCGGGTAACGCGACGATCCTGCGCGGCGGCTCCGAAGCGATCAACTCCAACCGCGCCATCGCCGCGTGCATCCAGCGCGGTCTTGCCGCAGCCGAGCTGCCGGCCGCCGTGGTGCAAGTGGTCGAAACCACCGACCGTGCCGCCGTCGGCGCGCTGATCACCATGCCCGAGTACGTCGACGTCATCGTCCCGCGCGGTGGCAAAGGCTTGATCGAACGGGTCAGCCGCGACGCGCGTGTGCCGGTGATCAAGCATCTGGACGGCATTTGCCACGTTTACGTGAGTGCCCACGCCGATCTGCCGAAAGCCCAGCGCATCGCTTTTAATGCCAAAACCTACCGTTATGGCATTTGCGGCGCGATGGAGACATTGCTCGTGGATCAAATCGTTGCCAAAGATTTACTGCCGTTGATGGCTGCCCAGTTCCGCGAAAAAGGCGTCGAGCTGCGCGGTTGCGAGCGCACGCGGGCAATCGTTGATGTGCTGGCCGCGACCGAAGAAGACTGGAACACCGAATACCTCGCGCCGATCCTGTCGATCCGCGTAGTCAACGGGCTCGACCAGGCGATCGAGCACATTAACCGGCATGGCTCGCATCACACCGATTCGATCGTCAGCGAAAACCTCGCCGAGACCCGGCGTTTTGTCGCTGAAGTGGACTCCTCGTCGGTGATGATCAACACGCCGACCTGCTTCGCCGATGGCTTTGAATACGGATTGGGTGCCGAGATTGGCATTTCTACTGATAAGCTGCACGCCCGCGGCCCGGTCGGCCTCGAAGGGTTGACCTGCGAGAAGTACATCGTGGTCGGTGACGGCCAGTTGCGCGGACAGGAGTCGGTCTGA
- the nadD gene encoding nicotinate-nucleotide adenylyltransferase, with amino-acid sequence MADLDPSAPDIPGEAGPRRIGVLGGTFDPVHIGHLRGALEVAEYLGLDELRLTPSARPPHRSTPQVSAQDRLAMVECAVAGVAPLVVDARELQRDKPSYTIDTLELMRAEMAADTQVFLLLGWDAFCGLPTWHRWEELLQHCHILVLQRPDADSEPPDALRNLLAARSVSDPLALKGPSGQIAFVWQTPLAVSATQIRQLLASGKSVRFLVPDAVLAYIDAHGLYRASN; translated from the coding sequence TTGGCCGACCTCGACCCGTCAGCCCCGGACATTCCCGGTGAGGCTGGGCCTCGGCGCATTGGCGTGCTGGGCGGAACGTTCGACCCGGTGCACATCGGCCATTTGCGCGGTGCGCTGGAAGTCGCCGAATACCTGGGCCTCGATGAGCTGCGACTGACACCCAGTGCCAGGCCGCCTCATCGGAGCACGCCGCAAGTGTCGGCGCAGGACCGGCTGGCGATGGTCGAGTGCGCGGTGGCCGGTGTGGCGCCGTTGGTGGTGGACGCCCGCGAATTGCAGCGGGACAAACCGTCCTACACTATCGATACCCTGGAGCTGATGCGTGCCGAGATGGCCGCAGACACCCAGGTTTTTCTACTTTTGGGCTGGGACGCATTTTGCGGCCTGCCCACTTGGCATCGCTGGGAAGAGTTGCTCCAGCATTGCCACATCCTGGTGCTGCAACGCCCGGATGCCGACAGCGAACCGCCGGATGCCTTGCGCAATCTGTTGGCGGCGCGCTCGGTGAGCGACCCGCTGGCCCTCAAAGGGCCGAGCGGACAGATTGCATTCGTCTGGCAGACGCCGCTCGCGGTATCCGCCACCCAGATCCGTCAACTGCTGGCCAGCGGTAAGTCGGTACGTTTCCTGGTGCCTGACGCGGTCCTGGCCTACATCGATGCGCACGGTCTGTACCGTGCGTCGAACTGA
- the rsfS gene encoding ribosome silencing factor — protein MTNKDVTKVKRKGTFKSAPLPEPVLTTEPLKGDALVQVAVAALEDVKGQDIQVIDVREKQSITDYMIIATGTSNRQIGAMLDKVREAVKALGVKPLGEEGKGDSDWVLLDMDDVIVHMMTASARQFYDLERLWAGAEQSRSASAAHHSPENTHEHFTKLNKDQL, from the coding sequence ATGACGAACAAAGACGTAACTAAAGTAAAACGCAAAGGCACGTTCAAGAGCGCTCCGCTGCCTGAGCCGGTATTGACTACCGAGCCGCTGAAGGGTGACGCGCTGGTCCAGGTTGCCGTTGCAGCTCTGGAAGACGTCAAGGGCCAGGACATCCAGGTCATCGACGTTCGCGAAAAGCAGAGCATCACTGACTACATGATCATCGCCACCGGTACGTCCAACCGCCAGATCGGCGCGATGCTCGACAAGGTTCGCGAAGCCGTCAAAGCCCTGGGCGTCAAGCCACTGGGTGAAGAAGGCAAGGGCGACAGCGACTGGGTCCTGCTTGATATGGACGACGTGATCGTGCACATGATGACCGCCTCGGCCCGTCAGTTCTACGACCTCGAGCGTCTGTGGGCCGGTGCCGAGCAGAGCCGTTCTGCCAGCGCTGCTCACCACAGCCCGGAAAACACCCACGAGCATTTCACCAAGCTCAACAAAGACCAGTTGTAA
- the rlmH gene encoding 23S rRNA (pseudouridine(1915)-N(3))-methyltransferase RlmH yields the protein MRLRLIAVGSRMPKWVEEGWHEYAKRLPSELALELVEIPLNTRGKNADVARFIRQEGEAMLAKVGPNERIVTLEVHGKPWSTEQLAVELDRWRLDSRTVNFMVGGPEGLAPEVCARADQRWSLSPLTLPHPLVRILIGEQLYRAWTVLSGHPYHK from the coding sequence GTGCGACTGCGACTGATCGCCGTCGGTTCACGCATGCCGAAATGGGTGGAAGAAGGCTGGCATGAATATGCCAAGCGTCTTCCGTCCGAGCTGGCGCTGGAACTGGTGGAAATTCCGCTCAACACCCGTGGCAAAAACGCCGACGTGGCGCGCTTCATCCGTCAGGAGGGCGAAGCCATGCTGGCGAAAGTCGGGCCGAACGAGCGGATTGTCACCCTCGAAGTCCACGGCAAGCCCTGGAGCACCGAGCAACTGGCGGTCGAACTCGATCGCTGGCGGCTGGATTCGCGCACGGTCAACTTCATGGTTGGTGGCCCCGAAGGGCTGGCGCCGGAAGTCTGTGCGCGGGCTGACCAGCGCTGGTCGTTGTCGCCGCTGACGTTGCCGCATCCGCTGGTGCGGATTCTCATCGGCGAACAGTTGTATCGTGCCTGGACAGTCCTGTCCGGCCACCCTTACCACAAGTAG